The stretch of DNA GCTGGTACACCTTTGGCCTTCCTTGTCAGTAAAGCTTAAACATTTGGTAAACTGTATGtatatgattgttattattattattattattattattattattattattattattattattattattattactatattattattattatgttgtttttgtgttaagTACTTATTTATTACATTCAAATAAAGTGTCAATCCATGTTGCATTTTGCCCTCTCATAACTATGGGCATTTATTTTTAAGTCATATTATTGTTTCATGTCACACCAAGCTTGTAGTACTGATTAATTATTTTAATTCCTCATCTCATGAACAGCAAACACAATGCTTCTTTACCTTCTGCGGAAAAACCTGCCTacaacattttcctcttttgtctgtttctttacCAATGGAAGGAGCAGCAACTGTTGTCCATGGGCTAAGTTATCTGATGATACTTTTATATTGTTCTCCCATCTTTGTTGGATTTCAGATATGCTTTCAAGTTGCTTTAATTTCCATTAGCAAGTTTGAAAGTGCTATATTTCACTTCACTTTGGGCCTGACTACATGAACAAGGCTGcagggaagtgctttgtgtgtACATGGGATATATTGTGCtgagcttttatttatttatttatttttttatgattttaagtACAAGAACCACTtaaatgctgtttttttttttttcttgtgtttatcttattaatattaattttgCATGTATTGTGTACGAAGGCATTTACtgaggcattttttttcctttatgcctgttttattgttgttatgctTGATGGCCTGTAGCTTTAACACAGTGTGCCATGCCTGTGCACTGACAGCAATGTGCGGACTCTTTACAAGCATCTACCACAAAGAAGGGGATcaaaaagaatagattttgcaatttttaGCAGTACAATGTTTGGAGGTGGTTGACGAATGAGAAAAAGTGTCTCAGGGTGGTCAGTAGTTAAAGAAAGATTTGCTGAACACTTGGGAAAGAGTCAACTTGTGTGTAGTTGTTTGTTTGTCCATGAAATATTGAGGAGGCTCCATGAATTTCCTCTAACGTTTACTgatattgttaatttttttgttatgtaaagaaaacagtAATCAAAGAGTACAATGtggataatttctctctctctctctctctctctctctctctctctctctctctctctctctctctctctctctctctctctctctctctctctctctctctctctctcctgtcttcctGTAAATGTGTCTATTATAAGTTTGCCCTCTGTCTACCTGCTGATTTTGTCACTAGTAAAAGTGCTCCTCTACCATTAATTCTTGTAAGGATCTTTCAAGGTTTAATTCTCACGGCAGATTTCCATGCGACTagttccctccaccaccagtgCAATGGGGATATACTCTCTGCGCCAGTTGCACCTAAGTCGGGCAAAACTCAAGGCCTCCAGTCGCACCTCAGCCTTGCTCTCTGGATTTGCAATGGTGAGTTTCCTGTGATCTGTGAAATGAGTATCTGTTCACTATTACAGTATTGCTTGGTTGGTAAATAAGTATATGTATGATAGTGGCACTTGAGGAACTATGTACACTGAGCTGGTGTGGGTTTGCCAGGTTGCCATGGTGGAGGTGCAGTTCATCGACAGCTGCAGGGAGGGGCCAGAAGGCAAGACCGAGACAGATGAGTGCCCTGTGCCTCAGTGGCTGCTTGTTGCCTTCAGCTTGTGTACAACTCTACTAGTGGCAGTGCACTTGCTGGCACTCATGATTTCCACCTGTGTGTTGCCGCATGTGGAGGCTGTGGCCAACATAACACACGTGGACTCCATGGCAAGTCTGCgtggcaccactgccactgtcTCAGagtcaccacacatcaccatgcATAAGTGTGTACTGttgatctgtctatctatttgtacaCCAGGCCAATAATCCCACATGGAGTGGCCCAGACAAAGCACCAGGCTTTCATACACACATCATTTATACTCTTACCAAAAACACTTTTCCTCCAAGTTTGGATAATTAATAATCCATTTTACCATTATCTTGGTGGACTAGCACCTCAATGGGTCTTTTTAGATCTTTTTTACATCTTTGTTCTCCCTAGACAAGTCTCTCTtacttaaaacaacaaataaatgtagtagtagacaaaaaaaaaaaaaacagtattgaGTATGCTTCACAAAACTGCATGGGTGGTGAAgcatttagtgtgttttgtatcATGTCTAAGTTGAGTTGTAAATCTCCAGATACATTGAGGCTGCCTGGACCTTCTCCACTGTGCTgggcatccttctcttcctggtgGAGATTGGCCTCCTCAGCTGGATCAAGTTTCTGGGGTACTCTAAGAATGCTGCCATCGGGTCCACCGTGCTGCTGGTGCCCATTGTGCTCTTGTTTACCCTGTTTACCTTTCACTTTTACTGGAAATTAGTGGCACAGAAGGTGGAGGATGCAGACAAGACCTTACAGGAACTGGAGGAACAGCTGAGAGTGATGCAGCACACGGAGCGACAGCAGAATGGTGCTCAGTCAGCGATGCAAGTGGTGTGAAGAGTGTGATGtgatgaggaaagagggagaaccATATTAAACTACTATATGCAGTTGCTTCTCTTCATATGTGATTCTGAACTATACCTCTTCTAGATGCTGTACAAGTTTTTACCTGTGTTTTATACCAATGTGATGCAAGTGACAATTTCACATTCAGAACTAAATTAATGGTGAatggtttgtgttgtgtgataAGGGATGAATTGTTGTGCAATTTAGTGGTAAGATTTTTCATTCATAGAAATTGGACTAGTGTTGAGTGAGTGTGATTATCCATCATTAGTAGTGGAGATGAATAAGTGACAAGTGAGATAGTGAATGATGAATGTGGAAAGTTTATTATGGATGTAGCATATTAGTTCCTACATTAATCACTTAGGCTTTAGAGAACTGATGATGCTTTAAGAGTACTCATACCAAATCATGACTTAATAACAAATTGCCTCTGATTTCAACATGAAATGTGCCCAtctgctttgtttgtttgtgtactgACTGCTTAGTTCATTATCTTGGCTGTGAAGAGGAAACCTGTTTCTTTCCTGTTTGATTTATATCGGTACCAGTTTGATTTTTGTTTATACTTTTGAGTAATGAAGACATGGCATGTATTTCACAACTGTCATAAGCCAACCATTGtatcaagaacaaaacaaaggtATTTACAATTCAAATGTTACACTTAATCAAATGATTTGTAGCAGACAAACATGAACAGATGGACTCCTGCACAATCCTTGTTAGGTGATGCT from Portunus trituberculatus isolate SZX2019 chromosome 9, ASM1759143v1, whole genome shotgun sequence encodes:
- the LOC123501461 gene encoding protein orai-2-like, coding for MGIYSLRQLHLSRAKLKASSRTSALLSGFAMVAMVEVQFIDSCREGPEGKTETDECPVPQWLLVAFSLCTTLLVAVHLLALMISTCVLPHVEAVANITHVDSMASLRGTTATVSESPHITMHKYIEAAWTFSTVLGILLFLVEIGLLSWIKFLGYSKNAAIGSTVLLVPIVLLFTLFTFHFYWKLVAQKVEDADKTLQELEEQLRVMQHTERQQNGAQSAMQVV